GGAGAGAATTGGAGAGCACCAACGCACAAGCTTATGCTGCAAAagtgatagaaaagaaaagcgTGTAAAAAGAGATGGATATTAGGTAGAGCGTCACCTGGTGGTCAggggagggatgaggatgaaCTGTCGGAGATGGTGCCGCGCCGACAGCTCCAGGAGGAGATCTGGAGAAATCCTGCGATTGTGCTGCGATTGTGCATAtcctgtaaagaaaaaaaatggaggggaTTAGTTAAGCGACGTAGTAGAAGAAAGAATCAGAAAGAAGCAGGACTTTCTTTTGCCAATTAGGAGCTTTAGttatgcatttttaaattgtttttcaaaagtaGTAGGCTGTTCTGGCTGTCTGCCATGATGTTGTCAAGTCGGTCAAGGAACCTCTGCAGGTCTTTCACTTgggttcttttttaaatttgacagaGCGAGGGCCTCAGCGTACTCCCTAATGAGGGCAGAGGGAAGCAATTGGCATAGCTTAAATCTTCCTCACTTCAGTCTTCAGTGTGCACATGTAAAATTAGGGCAGAGGATGATTTAGTAGCGGCCGAAGGGCAGATTGGATCGAGCTATCTCGAGATAACCTTAAAATGTGGGGCTCATAGAGAACAGGGTTTTGTTGTACCATATGtctgattcacttttttttttattttaaacgcAGGAGCTTTTTCACTCATTTGTTAGTTGAGAATGgacactcaaatacacaaacccATGTCCCGCTGGTGATTTTGCAGTATGAGTGGGTATAAACCAACGAAAAAGTATcgcttttaaaatgtcagaaattaaaatgagagCATTCATCCAGAGGTTAAAAagctgaagaacaaaaaaaaacatgctcccAGGCAGCTTGACAGTAAGTACTTTGGGTAATACAGCTAACAaataaactgacaaacaaaacaagtgtaCGTGGGTGAACACAACCTCCTATTATGTATAGAAACATTTAAACTAGCTTCTGtgtttccatttattttaacaactgGTTCATACTTTGATTAACACTAAATAGGTCTTCTTtaacgttttttgttttttttttaagtttcgTGTGGTGGAAATCTTAATTTCcttgagaaatgaacaaataaatcattcaaataaCAAGTTTGTCTGCGAGTTATATTCTATTGAACGGAGTCcgttcagctggttcagagctcaTTCCCCGTGGGAaggttcagaggtctgacccagaACATTGGGGAAAGACATCATATGTAAACAGGACGAACCAATAAGAACATATGCTTACATACATGACCGTATGATGAATCGACACCACATTTCGtacaaaacatcacagagcTCTAAATGTACAATCATGTTGCTCTAAAGAAGGTCAGACTCTCAGGCAGGTAGGAGTCAACTGGATGTGTTTGGTTCACCTGTGTGCGACATTCAGGGAACCCTGGGAGCAGTGGGAACTGTTTCCAGGACTGCGACAACCAAAGTCCAACAGGTGACTAGAAAACGCTTCAACTTTCTCGCCaactttttgcatttttggaccacacacaaatacgactgatgtttgtgtgtttgtgtgtgtgtgcgtgtgtgtgcgtgcgcagctCGGCAAATTAACGAGACCACGGAGTCTACCTCAAACTTCCTGGTCCGGACAGTGAAGATCAGTTGTGGGCGTggtaagatttaaaaaacagagagcGTGCTGCGTGATTGGTTCACCGcatacacacgtgtgtgtctgtgtgtgtgtgtgtgtgtgtgtgtgtgtgcatgcgtgtgtgtgtgtgtgcgcgcgcgcgtgtgggtgcgcgtgtgtgcgtgtgtctgaaaCATGAATTTTCAcgtattttaacttttaatgtgaCGTCCAATCGCAGCCTTTAAAAGCCCAGGTGAGGGCCCGCCCCTTCCGCCTCCTCCTGATCCGGCCATTCAAACGCGTGAAGTCTGAACGAGAGGGAAACTAACAGCTTTGATGCGTCGCCTGCAACAAACACGGtgagcaaaaagcaaaaaaactaatttttcaCGATGCCACGTGGTCGGTTCCTTGTCGATCGAGGTGAATCACAAAAAGCCACGTGGAGCGTTTGGTGTCTACGTTTCATCACGAGAAACTGCTGACGTGATAAAGTCTATTTCACCCTTATTCTTGGGTGAGATGAGTTGTGTGTGGACCAAACGATTAGTTATGTCTGTTTACTTATTTGGCATCTCATCCTTACATGTCAAAGAAATTCTGCACAATTTTATCCCATAAAGcctccaaaataataataataatataaagttCTCACAACATAATGTTCAACCTTCAATGAGAGGCCGTTGTATAACATTTGTgtagatttattcattttataagtGAGCTGCATAAATGTCTAACACGTTAAAttcctgtttttaatgtttagcctgcatctcctctttttttttttttttttttaattagtggACTTACATTTAAATTGGTGATACTACAGGTCGCAGTTAGGGTTAGTGGGTGTCGATTGCCCTCCTATGAAGACAATAATTTacattctgacatttttaaaagtcatacACATGTTGCAcctaaattaagtaaaaaatcAGTGGATGGCATTAAATGCTAACGTATAGTGAATCTCGTAATGTCAGGTTTATGTTGATGCTGTCGGCTGTTGATTCAGTAATCCGTCTCAAGTCTTTTAGTATTTTAAAGAGCAAACTCTTTGCAGATGTATTTGACAtgtgtttacattatttattggGTGTTTCGTTCCGGTAACTCTCAGGCCTCTTCATCAACAATTAGTGGGTCAGTGTTTGTCAGCTTGAAAAGGTGGTCACCTTTTTGGTCATCATCATGATTAGTAccataagaagaaaaatgtcaaacattgaCAAGGATATTTAGAAATAGGAAAACTGCTTTGACAAGAAATCACAACTAGATCGTTGCAACAGTGATGGAAAGATGCAGCATCTTAATACCAAAAATAGACCTTTTTGATAAAAGAACAGAAATTAGATAAACTCTTGTATAGCTGCCTTGAGTCCTCAGACTCCTCTTCCCATGTGGATAAAAAGATTGTGTCTGTTGCACAGTTGATACGATTTCAAAAGTCAAATTTATTGAATTATGAAATACAGCCACAACATACAAAACTGATTACTTTGAATTGTGCCAGTTAATAGCCAGAGTGGTTGTCTTGATGCTTAATGGTTCGCTCTCTCTGCAGGCTACAGCCAAACCAAACTGAACAACTTTGGATGCACtggtgagttttatttttaaatgacagcacATTTCTACAGATACAACTACGCATTTTTGTCAAATCCGAAACACATGTTTACAAAATGGGTAATTATTTATAAGGGAATGAATTCTATACCATACACTGTTACACTGGAATTTTTTAATAATGGCAGCACTATCTTTAAAGATAACTAACACTTGAAATTACTGtttcttaaaaatgtatacatttttttttctattttgaaggTCTGAGCTTCACAATGTGTTCGATTCCGGGGCTTCCAACGCCAGGATCGGAAATACTTGTTCTCATCACGAGGGTAAATCTAAACCCCAGCTGTGGTCTAGTGGAATTATGGGTTAACATGGATGATGGAATGAAGCATATTTATGAACAGATGAGAGATCAAATCCAGAGCCCTAATAGGAGGTTTAATGGATCTGAAGGAAAACCAGGGGACCTTTGTCTGGTTTGCATCAGTGACAACTGGCACAGAGCTCGGATTGTATCGATTCAAGGTgaaactcaaaatgtttttctaattgACCAGGGAAAGCCCCATATCGCCACAAGTGAAGCTTTAGCATGGGCCCACAGTGACagttttctccttcctcctgaaATTGAATCTTGTATACTTGCCAATGTCATCTCCCTTGAGCACGACTGGCCAGAAGGAGCCACAAAGTTTTTGAAGTCTCTGCCTGGCAAGAAATTTAAGGGACTGGTTCTAGATGTGCTGATGCCAGACAGGAAAATTCTCCTGTCCATACCAATTGTTTCTAAGTTCATGTGTAAGTTTGGAGTTCCAAAGAACATCCAGGAGGGTGAGTTTAAATCGCTTGTACTGAAATATCTACATTTATCCAAAGGAGAGGCGTCTGAGGACAACCGTATAACACAGGAGCATAATTTGAAAGTCAGTTGCCAACTTGAGAAGCATGACCAATACTTTTTCCCAGAACTGTTGACTGACACCTTTGAAACTGTCACCGTGACAGAGGTGACTGATCCACAGAACATTTTTTGCCAACTCTTAATTTTTTCCAAGGCAGTGAAGACATTATCAGAACAGATTCAACAGCACTATCAAGAGGGTTCAGAGTTTGGAGAGGTGAAATCACAGACCAGAGGGGATCCATGTGCAACCAAAGACGTAAAGGGCACATGGCATCGCTCGTTACTGAAGCAAGGCATTATGACCGACGATGCTGCTGTAAAAGTCTTGCATGTGGATGaaggaaaaactgaattcaTCCCAGTCAGAAACATCAGACCACTGCATGGAAAATTTCTGAGAATGCCAGTTGTCACGTATCGCTGTTCTCTTGATGGACTAAAGGGTAATGGCAAAGGTTGGACCACAGACCAGACTGATTACTTGAAATCACTGCTCCTGAACCAGACATTGATGGCCAGGTTTGACAACCACAATATACTGCAAGATTTCTATTATGTCACACTCCATACATCAAATGCTGTATGCATAAACAAATGCTTTTTAGAGAAGGCAGGACATTTCCCACTCTCCGAGACTGAACATGAATCAAATGTTCAGAAAGAACCCATTCCTTCTTCATTTCTTAGTTCACCTGGAGACCGGCAATGCATGGATTTACAGAACGGAGTCCATGTAAATGTTGATGATTTACAATATCAATCTTTTCCAGTAACCAAAGACCTAGAAGTCAATAGCAGGTTGGCTGATGTATCTATGTCCGGCACTGATGATATTCAACATTTAGGACTTCCAGACCCTCTAATACACAAATTTGGGCATCTTTCAACAGGTGATGACGCTGTGTTTACAGTTGGAAGTAGTGTCAATGTGAACATATCCTGCATTGAAAGTCTACAGAAGTTCTGGtgtcaatcaacagaaaatggcAACTCTCTTAGACTTCTTATGCAAGACCTGCAAAACTACTATGCATCTGCCCATCCTCAACCCCTTGTTGAGTCCATCTGTGTTGCCCGTAATCCAGACAATGACATGTGGTACAGGGCAAGGATGATTACAAGTCGCAACTCCCCTGTTGTAGATGTTAAATTTATAGACTATGGTCAAACTCGAAAGGTCCCTCTGCAAGATGTGCGCCCCATTGATCCAGTTTTCTTACGGTTGAATGCACAGGCCTTTCAGTGTTGCTTATTCAATCTGAAGAATCCTGCTAATCCCACTGCTGCCACTTGGACTGATGCTGAATTAGCAGAGTTTCAGAAAATTGTGGAGTCAGGTGCCAACTCAAATATTGAGTTGAAATGTGTCGTAAAAGCTTTAACATCTGACGATGAAGGTCTGCATCTTAACATGGTAGATATTGAAACACCAACTGACAGTGCAAGCAAGTTTCTGGCTCAGAAATGTGTGCAGAATGAAGCTCCTTCGCAAATTCCTCCACAGGTCCCATTAGACACATACAAttactcaacacacaacattgAGGTGGGTGGAGAAGAAAAGGTGTGCGTAACGTATTCAGAAAGTGTTAGTCACTTCTACTGCCAACTGGTCAGGAATTCTCCTTTCTTAGAcaaagtgatggaaaatgttaaacaaataaGTGGCCAGCCACAGAGCACAGATGACACACTTGGACTGAATAGCATTTGCATTGCTAGGCACACTGATAATCAGTGGTACAGAGGTCAAATAGTGGAAATGTCCCCAAAACTTAAAGTGCACTTTGTGGACAATGGTGATACACTTGATGTGAATGAATCTGATATTTGCCCTTTTCCCTCTGAGGGAAGTTTTGCCAGGTCTCTTCCTGTGCAGGCGGTTCCACTTGGACTGTTTGATGTCCCAGCAGAAGTGCCACGAGAAGTTGACCAGTGGTTTGCAGATTGTGCCATTGACCATAGTTGGACCATTTCAGTGGTATCAGAAGGAGAAAATGGGAAGGTACTTGTTGAATTGTTTAATGGACCCCTTAATGTAAACGTGAAAGTCAGAGAGAGGATATTAGAGTTGGCACGAGAAAAGATGACTGGTTTCATACAGCAGTCTGACCAGCAGTTCTCTAACGGCTCAGAACAGGCCATTGTGCCATATGAAGACTGTTTAACGCAAGACCTCACGAATGAGTCAGTATTAACGAAGATCACTGAGCCAAATAAAGACCAATGCAGCAATGCAATGTGTGCTAGAGATGAGCTTAAGATAAATTCACCATCTACTACTACTATCTTTGCACCAGAGATGCTGGATAAAGGAAGACAACCAACTTTGGATGTCATTCTTGAGGACCAAGAAACCATATTGGCACAGACTTTCATAGAAGGTAGTCACAATGActcagaaataacaaaaatttcccttcctccttgccctGGAAGCGTGGATGTCTGCATGTACAAGGGACCAGACATTTCTCAAAACAAGACAGAGGAGGTATATGCTTCCTGCATTGTTGGACCACATTTCTTTTGGTGTCAATACGCCAACACTGATGACCTGAACTGGGTATCAATGCTTGCTCAGGAAGCGGGACAGACACAGCAGGACACGCTGTTCCCAGAGACCCATGGTCCTGGCAGTCCATGCATTGCCCTTTTTCCCTGTGACAATCAGTGGTATAGAGCTCAGGTAATTAAGAGAAGTAATGAAAGTCTTCATATTGTGTTTATCGACTATGGAAATGAGTGTGACATTGACATCAAGAATGTGAGATTACTGCCTCAGAATCTACTGGAGATGGCTCCTCGGGCCTTTTTGTGCTCTTTGAATGGATTTGACGCGTCAAAGGGCACCTGGGATGATCAAGTTTATGATGACTTCTACAATCTCCTGGTTGATAAACCACTGAAAGTAACAATTTTCAACGTGGAAAATCATTCTGAGATTGACATTCTTCTATATTCAGTGCAAATTGAGTGTGAAAATATGGTTGTAAATAACGCAGTGCAGAAATATTGGAAACCTTTTGCCACAGAACATGTTATGGCAGAGAGTCCTCAACCAAACGTCTCACTTCTGTGTGGTCAAACTGAGTCAAACCTGGCACAACTTAATATTTCCAAAGGAATACCAAATACTTCCATGTACAACAAACCAGAAATATCTATTAACCAGACAGAGAGTGGATATGCCTCTTGCATTGTGGGACCCCATTTCTTCTGGTGTCAATACGCCAACACTGAGGATCTCAGCAAATTGTCAATGCTCGCTCAGGAAGCAGGAGAGGCACAGCAGGACATGACGTTGCCAGAGACTTTTGCCCCTGGCAGTCCATGCCTTGCTCTATTTTCCAGTGACAATCAGTGGTATCGAGCTCAGGCAATGCACAGTACTGACAGTAGTCTTCATGTCATGTTTATTGACTATGGAAATGAGTGTGACGTTGACATCAAGAATATAAAATCATTGCCGCAGAATCTACTGGAGATGGCTCCTCTGGCCTTTTTGTGCTCTTTGAATGGATTTGATGAGTCAAAGGGCACCTGGGATGACCAAGTTTATGATGACTTCTACAATCTCCTGGTTGGTAAACCACTGACAGTGACGGTGTTCAACATGGAGGATCATTCAGAGATTGACGTTCCTCAATATTCAGTGCAAATTGAGTGTGAAAATATGGTTGTAAATAACACAATGCAGAAATATTGGAAACCAGTTGCCACAGAAGAACATGTTTTGACAGAGAGTCCTAAACCAAAGAACTCACTCAAAGGTGGTCAAACTGAGTCCAACATCACACACCTTCGTGTAGCCAAAGGAGAAACAAAGACTTCCATGTACAAGAAACCAAAATTATCCAAAAGCCAGACGGAGTGTGGATATGCCTCTTGCATTGTGGGACCCCATTTCTTCTGGTGTCAATACGCCAACACTGAGGATCTCAGCAAATTGTCAATACTTGCTCAGGAAGCAGGAGAGGCACAGCAGGACATGACGTTGCCAGAGACTTTTGCCCCTGGCAGTCCATGCCTTGCTCTATTTTCCAGTGACAATCAGTGGTATCGAGCTCAGGCAATGCACAGTACTGACAGTAGTCTTCATGTCATGTTTATTGACTATGGAAACGAGTGTGACGTTGACATCAAAAAGAATGTGAGATCTTTGCCGCAGAATCTGCTGGAGATGACGCCTCAGGCCTTTTTGTGCTCTTTGAATGGATTTGACGAGTCAAAGGGCACCTGGGATGACCAAGTTTATGATGACTTCTACAATCTCCTGGTTGGTAAACCACTGACCGTGACGGTGTTCAACATGGACGATCATTCAGAGATTGACGTTCCTCAGTTTGCAGTGGAAGTTGAGTGCGAGGGATTGGTTGTGAATACACTGATGGAGAAATACTGGGAAGGACTGGACACAGATCCTGCCTTGGCAGAAAGATTTGAACCGGGTTAGAACACTATACTTTATACAATATAAAATCATacacatttaaattcattatgttttaataaaggTCAGACTTACGAGTTTATTTAATCACAGTTGTTCTTTCATCTGCAGTGCACCAGGATAAAACAAAGACCACGGATGAGagtttttgaatttaaaataatgacAAGCCGGCAAATTAATGGTAGGACTTGACTTGAACATTTCATGAGTATTAATTATCCTGTCATTTTAAAACCAGCTGAAGTAATAACGTTTCATTATTGGCAAATGTCTGagtgttattaatattaatgcaagACAATTTCCTTAAATTGGTAGTGAATGAAAGCACTTTGTCATTTCAATGTTTTCTAATCTTtgtgttcatttctttcagCTCTGGATTTGGATAAATGCTTGTGAGTGACATGTTTGCCTTATAAGGAAATGTCCTCATATTTTACTAACAAGATGAAATGATGCTTGTATTGTAGTGTTAATGTATGTCAATAATAACACCTGAGTGGTTTATTGcagaatacatatatatatatttgttttgtaatggATTGTACACATTTGAACTGGATCTATTTTGCAGGCTTTGTGTTAGCtatgttaatattttcaaaatattcaattttaattgttACTCGACAGCATGAAATACGCTGAGTTAAAGTCACTGATTATTAACAGTAGGAAGCGATACAGAAAAACTATGCACTTTTTTctatattaaatacattttttttgtcaaagcaaCTAAATATTAACGATCTGACCAATATTCTTGGAGTAAGTAATAGCAGCAGTTATTATAAAAGGTCAAGGATTCTACATTTGCAACAATTTAGTACATTGAAATGTAACCaacaaatattttgatgatCCATTATGTTTTTAGtaaatttacaacaacaaaagccaCATATTAAGGTTAAGGGTACTcttgtatatttaaaataaacttattttactttaattcTCATAGAGAGTCTGAAAGGGTCTTCGCACCACTTCTCACCTCTCAATGTTAACTGTGAAACCGTTGACTATCTTAACTCAACTGTAACTGAGCTTAAATTCTTAATGTATAAACCTTTTAAAAGCTCATGTTATTCTTAACGctatcagatatttttttcctaaaccCATTTTGCAAATTGCAATTTCGAGTGCTTCATGTACTCACAACAGactccagcaggtggcagcattgCCGTTTTACAGGTCCATCGGTTAGGACCGGACCCTGTCGCCTTGTTGTTTCGATGTACTGTTGCTGGGCAACCTCTGAGGTATGCCGAGAACGCGATCAGAATTCGCTCGTTCACTGCTCgcgcatgcgtattgtcacgtctcctggaatttcCCAAAGATGGCAGGCAACGACGTAACGTCTCCCACATTATCCTATTCGATTTTACAcctttaaagcatttaaatgctgcgtttgatTTTAATCGGGCTGTGGTTATGGTTGGGGTAAGGATCAGGGTCAGGCTAAAGGTTGCACACTATACAGttacaacttttcttttcaacgAACAATAtatttggcttttaaaaaaaattaagcaataATCACTACACCCACCTTTTGATTTCTTTCGCTTTTTTCGGGCACATTTTTGAATATATCTGCCGCGGTCGGAGGAAACGTAGAACTCCGCAGCACAAGGTGCCGAGAATGCGCCTGTTGCGCTGTTCGCGAACCGCCATTGAAAAGGACGACGCGTTGCCTGGCAACCGTCGCGACGCGATGACCGAGTTGCACCAGGCTGCAGCGGCCGGCGATGTCGAACGAGTCGAGGATATCTTGAGGCAAAAGAAATGCAGCCCCAACCAGCGGGACATCGACTGGTGCTACAAGACCCCTCTGCACTGGGCAGCAGCCAAAGGTGAGTGGAGATGGAGGACGCACCTCACCTGTTAATGCTGCATATCATTAATTTCAAATGCCATGCCGTCATTCGAcagttgcgtgtgtgttttaaggaGTTTGTCTTAATATTCATTGtagttttgtgtttctgaatcAAATGATCAGAACTGCGAGAATTAGTCGTTTAGTAAtagattactaaattaatctgcaactattttgataatggattaatcggttcgcagtagttttaataaagaaaaaggaaaaaattctctgatttcagcttcttaaatgtcaatattttctggtttctttgctcctctgtaacAGTAAACTGAATACGTTTGGTTTGttgacgaaacaaaacatctttagggttttgggaaacacgatgcctgacatttttcaacctttaatgacattttatgaactaaacgactaatcgagaaaataatgaaaagattaatagattatgaaaataatcgttagttgcagccctaacaaATGATGTTTTTTAGTGCTGTTGAAAGTGGGATGGAACGTTTTAAATATTTGTAGGTAGAACCCGACCGATATTAATgacagataataataatgagcctttaaatgtgcatctatgtttatattttaggtaaaataaatgtttattttcttaattcaacttctatatatttggttttatttgtcttttttttttacaatttatagttatttatgatcaagtttatggttaaactaaaatatcaagcctcaaatacatttctgacgtaaaggtttgataacgacatcttaggaatcattgacagattgagagaaaatacaaaaaaataatatgtgtgtatatatatacacgcatATATATCCGCTAATGTATTGGTATCTGCAATCTTGTACTCCCTGATATCGGTATCGGGACCAAAAAGTCCCAAATCGGTCGGGCTGTATTTGTAGGGAATTACAGAGTTTTAGTTCATTGTTAGGTTTTGTCGACACCATCAGAAACGAGTGTTAATATCTGATGACGTGACCACAATACTAAACGATAATGGATACTGTCAAACTAAAAGGAATACAAACAAGTTCACTTAAGTCTGTtcattaagtttatttttttttatatatatattatttaaagtGTTGAATGTTCTTCACATATTCACTTCCTCACCTctacacacacaagccacaACATCACATGAAATATATCAATCCGCACATTAGTTACCCTTTTCATAAATCAGGGTGTTGTCTTTCGTTGTAAATGAACAGGAAGTGGTAGAAAGGTCCCCACATATCTTGttgcaatgacaaaaacacaaattcagtAGGCTACAAATTACAGATACATTTTATAGTTAACTTATCATTTGAAATATGTCTATTACCAACTATCTAATTTGCAAAGAAATAAGAGATATATCTGATACATTGTTTAAAGTAAAATGGCAAAGGAGCCCAACTAGTGTAGATATTTActgtgctgtgttttcatttcgAACATCTGCTTATGTGCAGGACGTGTtgtatcttcttctttttttttaacaggttgGATAATAAAACCAACAGGTTGTTAAATGCATGTGTCAGATCACactgtgtttgccttttttccacAGGATTTACAGAGACGGTCAGGATCCTCATTGAGCATGGAGCAAGGCCGTGTCTGAGGACGGACTACGGATGGACTCCTGCTCACTTTGCCGCCGAGTCTGGCCGGCTGGCcgtgctgcggctgctgcacTCCTCCCACGCCCCCATCGACAAGGAGGACTGCTATGGAGACAAACCAGCGCGGATAGCCGAGATATACGGGCACCAGGACTGCGTTCGGTTCCTTAAAACGTAGGAAACGGAGCCCAGATAGTATTTCACGCTGTGAATCACAGTCCATGATTACCACACTCTTTCTCTTTAATtgactttaaatgaaaatcttttctttcaaaCCCACTCTCCCGACAAACCTATCTATGCAGTAACTTTTTACATCCGTCGTTAAGTAAAATTGCCCTGTTTTTGAATGTTGCAGCGCGGAGGTCGAGTGCCAGTCCTACCGCATGATGGCAGCCCAGAAAGGGATTATAATGGATGACACGGATGAGAAGTGGTCAGAGCATggcaaagaaaatgaagaaaacctGATCTCTAAGAGGACCATTCAGACGTAGGCCCAACTCGGCGTCGAGCTTTGCTGTAGTATTCCAGtgcaatgaaaaacatataatataaacatataatatatagaATACAGCTGTACAATTTGTTTTCctgtcaaaaacaaatccaCTAAACAATTTGTATAAACCATgttaaacaaaactaaaatatcaacatcataGATAAATGACGTTTACTATGCTATTATCCGTGGTCTCGTGTGATCATGCAGTAGgagtttgttgtgattttaaagaGTACACGTTTGAGATTTCTTTCATGTCGTGTCCAACTTTGTGGAGCTTTCACTGATGGATGAATCAACCTGGAGAGCAAAGGAGaaggatgtgaaaaaaaaaatgtattaacagtCGTCATGTTTTACATATGAATAAAATCCAGTGATCGTACACGTACTTTTTTCTGGAAACGATTCAGCAGTGCTTCACGGGTCTGTCAAAATtggaattaaaatatatttaatgatGCTTCACTAACTGTTTGttattacatattttacttCTTAGAGTAAGTCTAACTCGTGACATTGTGACACAAGATAGTGGCCGCAAATTTAAAAGTATTCCTCCACAGATATTTGTCTGTGTCTTACAACAtccccctccaaaaaaagatttatttcagCTTTTCAAAATCTATAACAAAccttttaaaggaatagttcagtATTTTGGGAAAAAATTCGCTTTCTCAACAAGAGATGGCTGAAAAGATCAACGCCCCTTTATTCATGAACTTGTGTTGCCCATTACAAGCTGAATTGTAAACATGTTTCCCAGTAATAGAACTGTGGACCATGGGTTTATATTCCTTGGCAAATGCAGAGCGACTAGGACATGATACATCTACATTTTTATAGGCATGT
The Scophthalmus maximus strain ysfricsl-2021 chromosome 15, ASM2237912v1, whole genome shotgun sequence DNA segment above includes these coding regions:
- the LOC118286395 gene encoding tudor domain-containing 6 isoform X1, with translation MCSIPGLPTPGSEILVLITRVNLNPSCGLVELWVNMDDGMKHIYEQMRDQIQSPNRRFNGSEGKPGDLCLVCISDNWHRARIVSIQGETQNVFLIDQGKPHIATSEALAWAHSDSFLLPPEIESCILANVISLEHDWPEGATKFLKSLPGKKFKGLVLDVLMPDRKILLSIPIVSKFMCKFGVPKNIQEGEFKSLVLKYLHLSKGEASEDNRITQEHNLKVSCQLEKHDQYFFPELLTDTFETVTVTEVTDPQNIFCQLLIFSKAVKTLSEQIQQHYQEGSEFGEVKSQTRGDPCATKDVKGTWHRSLLKQGIMTDDAAVKVLHVDEGKTEFIPVRNIRPLHGKFLRMPVVTYRCSLDGLKGNGKGWTTDQTDYLKSLLLNQTLMARFDNHNILQDFYYVTLHTSNAVCINKCFLEKAGHFPLSETEHESNVQKEPIPSSFLSSPGDRQCMDLQNGVHVNVDDLQYQSFPVTKDLEVNSRLADVSMSGTDDIQHLGLPDPLIHKFGHLSTGDDAVFTVGSSVNVNISCIESLQKFWCQSTENGNSLRLLMQDLQNYYASAHPQPLVESICVARNPDNDMWYRARMITSRNSPVVDVKFIDYGQTRKVPLQDVRPIDPVFLRLNAQAFQCCLFNLKNPANPTAATWTDAELAEFQKIVESGANSNIELKCVVKALTSDDEGLHLNMVDIETPTDSASKFLAQKCVQNEAPSQIPPQVPLDTYNYSTHNIEVGGEEKVCVTYSESVSHFYCQLVRNSPFLDKVMENVKQISGQPQSTDDTLGLNSICIARHTDNQWYRGQIVEMSPKLKVHFVDNGDTLDVNESDICPFPSEGSFARSLPVQAVPLGLFDVPAEVPREVDQWFADCAIDHSWTISVVSEGENGKVLVELFNGPLNVNVKVRERILELAREKMTGFIQQSDQQFSNGSEQAIVPYEDCLTQDLTNESVLTKITEPNKDQCSNAMCARDELKINSPSTTTIFAPEMLDKGRQPTLDVILEDQETILAQTFIEGSHNDSEITKISLPPCPGSVDVCMYKGPDISQNKTEEVYASCIVGPHFFWCQYANTDDLNWVSMLAQEAGQTQQDTLFPETHGPGSPCIALFPCDNQWYRAQVIKRSNESLHIVFIDYGNECDIDIKNVRLLPQNLLEMAPRAFLCSLNGFDASKGTWDDQVYDDFYNLLVDKPLKVTIFNVENHSEIDILLYSVQIECENMVVNNAVQKYWKPFATEHVMAESPQPNVSLLCGQTESNLAQLNISKGIPNTSMYNKPEISINQTESGYASCIVGPHFFWCQYANTEDLSKLSMLAQEAGEAQQDMTLPETFAPGSPCLALFSSDNQWYRAQAMHSTDSSLHVMFIDYGNECDVDIKNIKSLPQNLLEMAPLAFLCSLNGFDESKGTWDDQVYDDFYNLLVGKPLTVTVFNMEDHSEIDVPQYSVQIECENMVVNNTMQKYWKPVATEEHVLTESPKPKNSLKGGQTESNITHLRVAKGETKTSMYKKPKLSKSQTECGYASCIVGPHFFWCQYANTEDLSKLSILAQEAGEAQQDMTLPETFAPGSPCLALFSSDNQWYRAQAMHSTDSSLHVMFIDYGNECDVDIKKNVRSLPQNLLEMTPQAFLCSLNGFDESKGTWDDQVYDDFYNLLVGKPLTVTVFNMDDHSEIDVPQFAVEVECEGLVVNTLMEKYWEGLDTDPALAERFEPVHQDKTKTTDESF